In one Nicotiana tomentosiformis chromosome 6, ASM39032v3, whole genome shotgun sequence genomic region, the following are encoded:
- the LOC104092643 gene encoding uncharacterized protein produces the protein MADSESRQFSPDKEPCFAEELLDWQRRELPRRFLSGQVVWDDDAFIPEGASEKHRVIFRRIYRKYFLQIFASDGFDIDIYPGKAKAAMLIPYLDFEKEIDLLMELANHAIQDYNSKETNVYKYEVLYVEKVNFILAECREFFMTVKVKNLTLRSPKETFQIHAYKGPDGENIVCLCRRKLLV, from the exons ATGGCCGATAGTGAATCGAGGCAATTTTCACCTGATAAGGAGCCATGTTTTGCAGAAGAACTACTTGACTGGCAGAGGAGGGAACTGCCCCGCAGGTTCTTGTCTGGTCAGGTTGTCTGGGATGACGACGCTTTCATCCCCGAAGGCGCTTCGGAGAAGCACAGGGTTATATTTCGCAGAATTTATAGGAAATACTTCCTTCAGATTTTTGCTTCGGAT GGTTTCGACATTGACATCTATCCGGGTAAAGCCAAGGCAGCTATGCTTATACCATACCTGGATTTTGAGAAAGAAATTGACTTGCTGATGGAACTGGCTAACCATGCTATTCAGGATTACAACAGTAAAGAAACCAAT GTTTACAAATACGAGGTCTTGTATGTTGAAAAAGTGAACTTTATTTTGGCCGAATGCCGCGAATTTTTTATGACTGTTAAAGTTAAAAATCTCACTCTGCGTTCACCTAAAGAAACTTTTCAAATCCATGCATATAAAGGACCAGATGGGGAGAATATTGTCTGCCTTTGCCGGAGAAAATTGCTGGTTTGA